Within the Bacillus pumilus genome, the region ATGCTAAAATGACATCACTCACTTTAATACGAGCAGCTAATCCTTTATTTAATTCATTGTTATTCTCAATATCAAAAAAGTCTTGTCCGCTTGTGCCATTTAACGTGTACCCCTGCTTATGCACATCGTTAAATGTATCCATAAATACTTGTGCTACTTCATCCAGCTCTGCAAGCATTTCTGGATACATACCTTTTTCAGTACCATTTGACATGTAGCCATAAGCCTCAACAAGTGCTTTTACTTTACCATTCACTTGAAGCTGATCTGCTGCAATGGTTGTTGTTCCGAATTGAAGTGAGTTAACAAGTCCCGTTGTATTATCATAGGAGATTTGCAGTTCAGATTTTTCGTTCGTAATTCCATTCAAAATCGTTCCAGCAGATTGTCCATTTGCACCAATAATATCGATGTTGACAGTTCCTTCAGCAATTTTGAGTGCATTCCCGCCAGATGGATTGTAGCTCACTTTAATATCAACAAATGAAGATAATTGATCTACTAACGCATCACGGGTATCATAAAGATCATTTGGAAGATATCCGTTTGGCTCAACTGCTGCAATCTGTTTATTCACTTCATCTATTTGAGATAAAATCGTGTTCACATTTTTAGCTGTTGAATCGAGTTCTGTTTTTAAATTCTTTTGTATCGTTGTTAAAGAAGAATTAAGTAGACGGAATTGATCTACTAAAGCCTGTGCACTTGTTTTAACAACTGTACGCGCAGAAGCGGTGTCGGCATTTTTTGTTTCGGATAGGACCTGTAATGATTTCCAAAGGTTATCAAAGGCTCTGTTTAAGCCTTCATCCGTCAAATCATTCATAACTCCCTCCATTTGCGAAAGGGCGTCAGATTTTGCTGAGTAGTAAGACAAATTATTGTTATGATCTCTAAATTGCAGATCTAAAAAGCTGTCTCGAATTCTTTCAACGGTTCCAACTTGAACTCCTGTCCCCATTTGGCCATACGTCTTTCCATCATAAACTGAAATGACTGGATAAGGATTCTCTGCTTTAAAGGTAACTCTTTGTCTTGAGTAGCCATCTGTATTTGCATTGGAGACGTTGTTTGATGTGACATAAAGCCCTGCGCGCTGGGCTGTAATTCCTCTTTTTGCCGTTTCTAGACCCATGAATGTAGAACCCATTGGTATCCTCCTTGTTTACGCCTTTGAATCAAACAAAGCCCTCTGCTGTTTAGGCTTTGAACTCTCAAGACCATTTTGTCCGTAATTCATATTTTCTTTATTAGGGTTAACGAGATCGAATGTCAGTGAAATAAATTGAAGCGATTGCTGAATGAGCTGTTTGTTCAGTTCATTTACATCTTTCAGTTCCACCATGATGTCATTTAATTTGTCATATAACGAAATGAGCTCTTCTTGATCCGAACCTTCAGCCTTTTCGATACACGCGGTGATAGTTGGTGTTTCATCATTTTGTAAAAATTGAACTGTCGCTTCAATTCGTTTTTCTTCTAATTGAGAAATGGCCTGAATATATTTTTGTTCTAAATTCAAAACCTCTGAAAGAGCATCAATCTCATTGCTTTTCAGCATTTCTGTTTTATCCTTTGACAGCTTCAAAAGCTGTTCATGCAATCCATAGAGACGATGCAGCTCTTCAATGATTATTTTAACTGACATTCACGCTACTCCCTTTTGTTATTGTTGTTTATAAAAATTGAGCATTTTATCAGCAATACCTTTTGTATCTACTTGATATGTTCCGGCTTCAATGCTTTTTTTAATTTGATCTATTTTATCTTGGCGTTCTTTCATGATATTCGGCACCTTTTGCATTTCGATTGCCTTTTTAGAAATTTCGACTTTATCAGTTGATTTTGCTTGATTTGATTGCAACGTTTGTTTCTCATATGTTTTCTTGTAAGGATTTACTGGTTGTGTTCCATATCGATTAATTTTCACGGGATTCCTCTCGCTTTCCGTTACAGTCTGTCTTGATTCTATCCATTTTATCGACCAAACTGCAACTTAGTTTAGGGAATCAATCGTTTTTAGGATTAATGGCATAATAGGTGTCTTTTTTCCTAGATTCAATCTCCCTTTTACGCTCTTCTTCTTGGTTCATTTGACTTATTTGCGACTGAATGTCCTGTTCACATTGGCTGCACAGCTTGTTTTTCCTGATCGGTTGGCCACATCTTTCACAAGGATAGTTGATATTCGGAAATTGGCTAATTTGAAGTCTTTTCAAGCGGATAAATTTCAAGATTAATTCTTCATCAACTTCTGTTGCATCTACTATTTCAGCAATAGTTGATTGTCTATTACTTTGCTTTCGCAAAAATTTATAAACGATATCAAAAGAACGTTCTTCTTCTTCGAAGCATTTGTTACAAACCGTTTGGATGGTCGTTTTTAAAAACAGCTGATTACATTGTGGGCAGTTTGCCAATTGATTCATAACCAAAACCCCTTACGTTATATTCTCTTCTTATTATCGGTTAATTATCCTGAATTTTAACTACGGATTAACGTAAAAGAGGAAACACTTTTGGCACCCGCTTCTTTTAAAATTCTCGCAGCATCATAAATAGTACCCCCGTTGTATAAATGTCGTCAATCAAGATAATATCCCTTTGAATGATCGCATCTGTCTGCTTGATTTGAAACATTCCTTTTTGATCTAAACGTTCATTTTTCTTTTTCTTGGACTGTTTGCTTTGGTGTATTTTCATAAGCGGCTGAAGGATCGGCTGACCAATCAAGGAAGCAAGTATGACGGACTGATTAAACCCTCTTTCCTTTTGTCTTTCTTTACTTAAAGGAATTGGGATGAGCACAGGTTCTTTCATTGAAAAGGAGCGCTTAAATACTGCTTGGGCATCTTGTTTAAAAAGCTCAGCTAAAGCTGTATCACCTCGGAATTTAAAGCGGGAAAGGACATCTTTCATCAAATCGTTGTAAGCATAGACAGACCTATTTTTCACAAGTACTGTAGTAGAATCAGGGCGTTCTTTCCACCAGGAACAGTCTTGACATAATTGATCATTCGACTGCGCTCTCCCACAAGCTGGACAAATCGGACGTTTAATTTTTTCTAAGTGATGCTTACATGCTATACATAGACGATCATCATTTAATAGAAGTAATGATTTCCATGTAAAAGGAGTGACAACATGTCCCTCACAAATCAGGCAGATCAATTGTTATCCTTATTTATCGGCAGACGGTTTTCGCACCGTGGAAATGCGGAGACCTTTGAAGCGGCTTCTGTGAGAATGACCAGCATGGCTGTATTCTTCTGTTTGTCCACCATCTCAGATTTACTGTAAGATATTTTATTGATATCTGTTATATACTGAGGCTTCACTTGATTCAGTGAGATCGCTAATACATCTTCTATACACTTTTCACAGTGACAAATCATGTTTAATTGGTTTAGATATTGATAGAGGATTTCCTTGAGTAGTGTTTCTTTTGCATTGAGTAGCATATTTGTCTCTCCTGCCATTTGTGTATTGTGAATATAAATGTACCATGAAATTTAGTTGCACCTACATTATTTTTCTGAGAACTCTTTTTCAGCTGTATCATTCATTTTTACAATATGATTCTTTGCTTGTTTCATACTTCTCGTTAAACCAAAATGAAAAAAGAAAACATCTCCTTTAAAAAAATCGGGATGTCTACCTGCTCTACCAGAAATCTGAACAAGTGCACTTTCTGTAAAGATAGTAGATTCTGCACCTAGCACCCCCACTTGCACATTTGGAATGGTTACGCCTCTTTCAAGAATTGTGGTTGTAACTAATACATCGTATTTGTCATCTCTGAATTGCTGGACCTTTTGTTTCCTATCTGGATCATCAGCAGACACCCCTTCTACATTTAAGTGGTGTTTTCTAAGAACCTTCGTTACCTTCTTCATAGTAGAAATAGAAGGAACAAAAAGTAAAACCCTTCTCTTCTTTGCAATATGGTTCTGCATCCAATTCATTACTATAGGTGGAAGCTGGTTCTTTTTTAATTTCTTCTTCCAGTGTCCAATCCATTGAAAGGATGGGACAGGTAAAAGTTGTTGGTGAAAGCGAAGAGGAATTTTTATGGCTTCTAGTTGTCCACGAGATACATCTCTTATCATTTTCTTAGATGGCGTCGCACTTAAATAAACCCTAACACCTTTTTTTCTCATTGCCTTTAAAACAGCAAAGTGGAGTCGTTCATCCATTGAATAAGGAAAGGCATCAACTTCATCTATAACGAGCACATCAAATGCATGTTTATATCTCATCAACTGATGAGTTGTAGCGATTACTAGCGGTGCTATTTGGAACCTTTGAAGACTTCCTCCATAAAGAGCAGCTATTTTCAGTCCGTGAAATGCTTTTTTAAGCCGAGGCTCTAGTTCAAGGACCACATCAGTTCTAGGTGTCGCAATGCATACCCTCATTCCTTGATGTAAGGCATATTCTATTCCGTGAAAAAGAACTTCTGTTTTCCCTGCCCCGCAAACTGCCCAGATAAGTAAATCAGATTTGTGTTTTATCGCTTCGATCAATTTTTCTGATGCTCTTTTTTGTCCTTTAGACAGGTTTCCCCGCCATGTTAATTCCGTGTGAGCGGTTCCTTCTATGGGTGGACCCGTCCATTCATATAGAAATTCACATTCCGATGTTTTCCCCATCATGATGCATGATCTACAGTACACACAATCTTTTTGACACTTGTCACATGGAGAGTGGGCAAAGTATTGATTTTTTGAAACACCACATCTGCAACAAATAAGACCATTTGCTTTCCTCTCAATAGCAGTCCTTCGGATAACTAACCCTTTCTCCTCCAGCCAATCTAACTCAGACTGTAAGCATCTTGTTTCAGCGGTAAGCAGGTGGCGTGACTGCAGTTGCTCCCCGAGTTTCATTGCTTTGTCCATGTTCAATTTCAACAAACACCTTTCAATTGATGTTTGCCTATTATGCGCAAAGCTATAACCTTTCGTCCAACAGCTAAAAAAGAAAAATAAAACCCCTTTTCTAAGAGAAAAGAGATTTTTAAGATTTATCTAATCACCCAGCCAAGAGCTAAAGAGCCTTCGCCTAGATGAGTGCCAATTACGGCACCAAAATAGCTTTTATAAAATTCAACATGAGGATATTTTTCTGATAAGTGCGCAATTAATTCGTCTACTTCTTCTTCTCTATTACCATGTATCAGTGTTGCTCTCATCGGGACACCACGAGATGCATCTTCGTCAAATAATTCAAACATACGTGAAATAGCTTTTTTACGTGTGCGAATCTTCTCAAAAGGGACAATTAGCTTGTTGTCAAAATGCAGTATAGGCTTTACCTTTAAGAGGCTCCCAATGAAAGCCTGAGCACCATTTAATCTTCCGCCTCTTTGTAAATGAGTTAAATCGTCTACCATAAAATAAGCTTTCTGATTCTCTTTCAGGTAGTTGAGATGGGCTAACACTTCTTGTGGAGAAGCACCAGCTTGAATTTTTTCAGCAGCTTCTATCACATAAAAACCTTGCGCCATACAGCTAGTTTCTGTATCAAACGGATAAATGTCAATTCCGTCAACTAGGTCATTTGCTGAGGCTGCACTATTATATGTTCCACTAATTCCGCTAGAAAGGTGAATACTAATCACGGCATCATATGTTTCACTTAGCTTTTCATATAATTCTATTAGTTCACCGAAAGCAGGCTGAGAGGTGGTTGGAAGTTCTTTATGCTTTTTGACTTCTTCATAATAAATCTTCCAATCCATTTCTATTTCTTCACGGTATGATTCGTTGCCAAAAATGACATTAAGAGGGATCATATGAATATGATGTTTATCACGTAGCTCTTGTGGTATATAAGCAGTACTGTCTGTTACAACGGCTATTTTCATTCTTAAATACCTTCCTTATCCGTTAAGTTGCTCTTTTTTATTTTCAAAGAATGATCATTGTGTTTCATTAGATTTATAATAGTAATCAAAAAAGCCTGCCTAATCAATAGGCAAGCCCGTTATATCCGAAAAATACTCCTTATCTACCTATCATTTCTCTCCAATTAACATGTGAGAAAACCAAGAACAGGCGAAAAAGGAGTACTTGTCCGGAACATTATCTCATTTCTACCCAGCCGTTCTTAATTGCTACAACAACAGCTTGTGTACGGTCGTTTACATTCATTTTTTGTAAAATGTTACTCACGTGGTTTTTGACTGTCTTCTCACTAATAAAGAGCGACTCACCAATTCCTCTATTGCTCTTTCCGTCAGCTAACATTTGAAGTACTTCGCACTCACGTCTCGTTAAGATATGAAGTGGTCTGCGAATTTCAGGATATACTTCATGCTGCGGATGTGCTGAAACGCCACTAGTCGCTAGGCGTCGGAATTCATTTACTAAGTTATGAGTAACTTTCGGATGTAAATAAGATCCTCCGTCAGCTACGACTTTCACTGCTTCAATGAGCGTGTCTGCATCCATTTCTTTTAACAGATAGCCTCTTGCTCCTGTTTTCAATGCATGTGTCACATAGTTTTCGTCGTCATGAATAGATAGAATAATGACTTTTGATTCGGGATAAAGCTCAACTAGCTGCTTTGTAGCCTCTACACCATTAACATTCGGCATATTAATGTCCATAATGACAACATCTGGATGATAGTGTTCTACGATACGTGCAGCTTCGTCACCGTCGTCTCCTTCTGCAACTACTTCAAAAGTAGGTTCAAAATCTAAAATCCGTTTGACACCTTCACGGAATAATTGGTGATCATCAATAATTACAATATTTACTTTAGTCACAAGCTACGCCTCCCCATGTTTATTGTTCTACACCTGAACTTTATGGTCAATATGTCTTTTGTCTCTATTTTACAATTTTATTTTGCAATGTTAATGGCACGCGAATCATGATGAATGTCCCTAGACCTATTTTTGAGTCAATGGTCATTTTACCTTCCAGTAAGTCTACGCGTTCTTTCATGCCAAGTAAACCGAAGGATTTATTTTTATTTGTTTTCACATCTTTCATATCAAAACCTTTTCCATCATCTTTGATAATTAACGTGACAAAGTCTTTCGTCACTTCTACTTTCACAGAGATTTCTTCAGCTTCGGAATGCTTTAGTGAATTTGTGACAGCTTCTTGGGCTAGTCTAAACAGTGCCACTTCAAATTGAGAAGCAATTCTTTCGCTTTCTGTATCTCCTAGGCATTGGAACGTAATCTTGGTTTTTCCATCATACTCTTCGATTGTGTTTAAATATTTTCTTAGCGTCGGAATGAGACCCAAATCATCTAAAGCCATTGGTCTTAAATCATAAATGATTCTTCTCACTTCGTACAGAGCATTTCGCACATTCTGTCTGAGACTTCTAATTTCTTTAAAGCCTTCTTCTGTTCCACGGTCTCTAAAAATCCGTTCAATTAATTCGGAACGCATCATCACGTTTGCCAGCATTTGGGCCGGACCATCATGAATTTCACGGGATACCCTTTTACGTTCTTCTTCTTGGGCTTCAATAATTCTCAGTCCAAAATCTTGTTTTGCTTGAGCATCTTCAAGTAACACGCCAACTTGGCGTAAGTCCTGATTGAGATAGTTAAGAACAACTGTGATCTGGCTCACAAGCGTTTCAGAGCGTTCAATGACGTCTTGTAGGCTTAACAATCGTCTTTCTAGATCATCTCTTCTTTCTCTCAGCTGCTTTTCGCGCTGCTGGATCATGGTGAGTTCCACTTGCAGATTATGTGCTTTTTCGTAGGCCTCGCGTATTTCTTCTTCGCTAAATTTGTTGAAGTTTCTGCTGACCTCAGATAAGCGATTTCTAGCATGTCTCGTATGGACTTCTAGTTTATCCCCAAAATCAATTACTTCGTTTACTTGCTGCTTGATTTGCTTCAGCTCTTCTACAAGGCTTTCATATTGTTGACGGGACTGTTCGCCTATCCTAAATACTTCGTCCTTGCTGCCATCAACTGTACTTAGCATTTTCATGATGATTGAATCCAATAATTTCGGATCCATTTTAGGTGTTGTCATGGCTTTTCCCTCCCGTAACAGTGATGTCATCTTTTTTTATTATAAATGTCATTGATCTGCATTTTATGTCGAATTATAATGAAAGAATGCGTATAAATCATGAAGTTTTTTTGACGACCCTTTTTCTACCCCTATCATCATAACAAAATACGCTGTAAAATTCTAAAACCAATGCAAATTTTCTCTATTCTTACAATTTGCTTTTCAGGAGGGTATGTCTTTTGCTGAATCGCTATCTTACAGTAAAAAGTCGTGGCGAGCATGAGATCGTCATTGAAAAATCACGTTTTATTTGTCATATACAGCGTGCTGTCTCAGAAGAAGAAGCACAAGCATTTATACAATCCATTAAAAAACAACATTGGAATGCCACACATAATTGTTCTGCCTATCTCATTGGAGAACATGACCTGATTCAAAAAGCGAATGATGATGGTGAACCAAGTGGTACAGCGGGTGTGCCCATGCTTGAAGTGTTAAAAAAACGGAAGCTGAAAGATACAGTTGTAGTAGTCACTCGTTATTTCGGCGGTATTAAGCTAGGCGCCGGTGGATTGATTCGTGCCTACGGAAAATCTGTATCAGAAGCCATCAACCATGTTGGGATGGTAGAGCGCTGTTTAATGCGTACGATGCACACAACAATAGATTATACATGGCTTGGAAAGGTAGAGAATGAGCTTAGAGCCTCATCTTTTCAGCTAAAAGAAATTCATTATGCAGAAGATGTTATTTTTGAGACGTATGTAGAAGAAACACAAACAGAGCAGTTCATTGAATGGATGACTGAGCTGACAAATGGAAAGAGTGTTACAAAAGAAGGCGAACTGATTTATTTAGAAAAGGACATTGGTCCGATAAAGGAGACAGATGAATGGCACAACGAGTAAAAGTGCGTGTACGAAAGAAAAAGAGTAAGAAGAAGAAAATTTTTAAACGTATCCTGGTCTTATTTTTGCTTCTTTTCATCTGTATGGGTGGATTTGCAGTCTATAAAATAGTCAATACACTTCAAGCCGCTGACAAAACATATGATGAACTAGATCGCGGCGAGAAATCGAAGCTTCGTGATGCGGTCATTGATATTAAAAAGAAACCCTTCTCTGTACTATTTGTCGGAATTGAGGATTATGCTACAGATGGTGATCATGGCCGTTCAGATTCACTTATTGTCGCAACCATTAATCCTCAAGACAAAACGATGAAAATGGTTAGCATTCCTCGTGACACACGCGTACAGCTTGCAAGTGACACGACAGGTAATAAAGTCAAGATTAATGCGGCATTTGCTAAAGGCGGTAAAGACGAGACGATCGAAACTGTCGAACAATTCTTGAATATTCCGATTGATAAATATGCGACCGTTGATTTTGACGGATTCAAGGATGTCATTGATGAAGTTGGTGGAATTGATATCGATGTTCCATTTGACTTCAATGAAAAAAGTGATGTAAAAAAATCGAAAAAGATTTATTTCAAAAAAGGAAATATGCATTTAAACGGGGAAGAAGCACTTGCCTATGCACGGATGAGAAAACAAGATCCACGCGGTGATTTTGGACGTAATGATCGTCAGAAACAAATTTTACGTGCAATGATTGATCAAATGTCGAAGGCGAATAACATCGCGAACGTCGATAATATTGCGAAAGAAGTCAGTGATCATATTACGACCAACTTCCGTATCACAGAAGGTCTAGCCCTTCAGCAGATCTACAGCGGGTTTAAGGGAGACGACACAGAAACACTTTCTATTAAAGGGTCGGATCTTTATTTAGGACCAAATCGAACGTATTACTTTGAGCCAGATCAAACCAATCTAGCCAACGTACAAAATGAATTAAGGACGCATTTAAAGCTTCCTACTGAATCTTCGACAGAAACAGATTCACAAACGAATCCATCCTCTGGCGAAACAGGGTCAAGTGATATAACTAACCCTTCGACCAACACATCAGGCCAATAATAAAAACAGCCCAGTTCCTAGGAACGGGCTGTTTTTTATTGTCTTTTGACCATTCGTTTATAAAATTTCGTAAATGGTTTGAACTCTTCGTTGACCAAACCCGTAACTTCCGCAATCACTTGCATAAACATCACCAGTAAAAAAATAATGATGAGCGATAACCAAATGGTCGCGCTTGTCAGCAAAATCGCACTTAAGCTAAAGACTAACCCAATCATGTAAATCACGATGACAGCCATGCGATGGGACAAGCCGAAGGCCATTAGTCTATGATGAATATGAGATTTGTCCGGTGATGAAATCGGCTGTTTGTTTAATATACGCCTAATGATCGCAAAGGTCGTATCAAATATAGGAACACCTAGAATGATCACAGGAACAACAACACTAAACAAAGTGACACTTTTGTATAAGCCTAAAAGTGACAGCACCGAGATCATATAGCCTAAAAATAGCGAACCGGTATCTCCCATAAAAATCTTCGCCGGATGAAAGTTGTAAAAGAGAAAGCCGATCGTACTGCCAATGACGACAAGAGATAAAGAAAGAATCAGAATCTTGTCAGCAGAAAATGCCATCACTGCAATTGTTGATAAACCGATGACAGATATACCGGCAGCTAGTCCATCAAGGCCGTCAATTAAATTGATGGCATTTGTAATACCGACAATCCATAGCACGGTGAGGGGATAAGCCATCCATCCTAACTCAATTCGATCTGTTAAAAAAGGAACAGAGAAGAAGTCCATTTTTAAGCCCGTGCTCACAATCAAACAAGCAACAAGGACTTGTACGAGAAATTTAAATCTTGCACTTAAATTATATTTATCATCAAATATACCTAAAATGACGATGAGTACGGCACCAACTGAAATTGCTGTAATTTTATTATGTAGAAACAGCCCGCCTGCTAATGCTCCAGCCGCTACTCCAATAAAAATTGCCAAACCACCCATTCGAGGCATTACTTTATCATGAACTTTTCGTTTATTCGGCTGGTCCACTGCACCAATCTTAATTGCAAACTTCTTGACGATTGGTGTCACAATTAAAACTGTAGCCAGAGAGACAAAAAACGCTAATAAGGCGCGTTCGTAATCCATAGGTCAGTCTCCTTCTAAATTGAAATCTGTATTTTGTATATTGGCCGCTCTTTCCATTATACAATTGAATAGAGGATGATCACAACCTCCCCAGTGATGAAACAAATAAAAACGCACAATCCTGAATGAATTATGCGTTTTCTTTAATATTCGTTAGTTCCACCATGTTTGTGAACAGCGCGTGCCAATCTTTTTTCTTCGCTCGGCTTTGTCTTAGGTGTCTAAAAGCCGTGTCGTCTTTTTTGCTGATCACTTTTAGGCAGGCTTCTATGAAGAGCGCAGGATCATCGCCCACTAAATATTCATACACATTCTTCTCTTTTAGCCTTTCCGTTGAAGGGAGATTTAAACCGACAACCGGTATTCCAGCAGCTAAAAATTCATAAAGCTTGAGTGGGAACACCGCTTGATTATAAGGGGATTGTTTGTATGGCATCATCCCTACATCAATCAGCTTCATATAAGCAGGCACTTCTTCTGCTGCAACAGCTCCTGTCCAAATCACATTAGGCAGTTTAAGCGCATGCTGAAAAGATGGATCTCCATTCGTTCCATCCGGACCGACAAATAAAAATG harbors:
- a CDS encoding glycosyltransferase family 4 protein translates to MDYERALLAFFVSLATVLIVTPIVKKFAIKIGAVDQPNKRKVHDKVMPRMGGLAIFIGVAAGALAGGLFLHNKITAISVGAVLIVILGIFDDKYNLSARFKFLVQVLVACLIVSTGLKMDFFSVPFLTDRIELGWMAYPLTVLWIVGITNAINLIDGLDGLAAGISVIGLSTIAVMAFSADKILILSLSLVVIGSTIGFLFYNFHPAKIFMGDTGSLFLGYMISVLSLLGLYKSVTLFSVVVPVIILGVPIFDTTFAIIRRILNKQPISSPDKSHIHHRLMAFGLSHRMAVIVIYMIGLVFSLSAILLTSATIWLSLIIIFLLVMFMQVIAEVTGLVNEEFKPFTKFYKRMVKRQ
- a CDS encoding LCP family protein, translated to MAQRVKVRVRKKKSKKKKIFKRILVLFLLLFICMGGFAVYKIVNTLQAADKTYDELDRGEKSKLRDAVIDIKKKPFSVLFVGIEDYATDGDHGRSDSLIVATINPQDKTMKMVSIPRDTRVQLASDTTGNKVKINAAFAKGGKDETIETVEQFLNIPIDKYATVDFDGFKDVIDEVGGIDIDVPFDFNEKSDVKKSKKIYFKKGNMHLNGEEALAYARMRKQDPRGDFGRNDRQKQILRAMIDQMSKANNIANVDNIAKEVSDHITTNFRITEGLALQQIYSGFKGDDTETLSIKGSDLYLGPNRTYYFEPDQTNLANVQNELRTHLKLPTESSTETDSQTNPSSGETGSSDITNPSTNTSGQ
- a CDS encoding ComF family protein, coding for MICLICEGHVVTPFTWKSLLLLNDDRLCIACKHHLEKIKRPICPACGRAQSNDQLCQDCSWWKERPDSTTVLVKNRSVYAYNDLMKDVLSRFKFRGDTALAELFKQDAQAVFKRSFSMKEPVLIPIPLSKERQKERGFNQSVILASLIGQPILQPLMKIHQSKQSKKKKNERLDQKGMFQIKQTDAIIQRDIILIDDIYTTGVLFMMLREF
- a CDS encoding DegV family protein, translated to MKIAVVTDSTAYIPQELRDKHHIHMIPLNVIFGNESYREEIEMDWKIYYEEVKKHKELPTTSQPAFGELIELYEKLSETYDAVISIHLSSGISGTYNSAASANDLVDGIDIYPFDTETSCMAQGFYVIEAAEKIQAGASPQEVLAHLNYLKENQKAYFMVDDLTHLQRGGRLNGAQAFIGSLLKVKPILHFDNKLIVPFEKIRTRKKAISRMFELFDEDASRGVPMRATLIHGNREEEVDELIAHLSEKYPHVEFYKSYFGAVIGTHLGEGSLALGWVIR
- a CDS encoding DEAD/DEAH box helicase, translated to MNMDKAMKLGEQLQSRHLLTAETRCLQSELDWLEEKGLVIRRTAIERKANGLICCRCGVSKNQYFAHSPCDKCQKDCVYCRSCIMMGKTSECEFLYEWTGPPIEGTAHTELTWRGNLSKGQKRASEKLIEAIKHKSDLLIWAVCGAGKTEVLFHGIEYALHQGMRVCIATPRTDVVLELEPRLKKAFHGLKIAALYGGSLQRFQIAPLVIATTHQLMRYKHAFDVLVIDEVDAFPYSMDERLHFAVLKAMRKKGVRVYLSATPSKKMIRDVSRGQLEAIKIPLRFHQQLLPVPSFQWIGHWKKKLKKNQLPPIVMNWMQNHIAKKRRVLLFVPSISTMKKVTKVLRKHHLNVEGVSADDPDRKQKVQQFRDDKYDVLVTTTILERGVTIPNVQVGVLGAESTIFTESALVQISGRAGRHPDFFKGDVFFFHFGLTRSMKQAKNHIVKMNDTAEKEFSEK
- a CDS encoding late competence development ComFB family protein; this encodes MLLNAKETLLKEILYQYLNQLNMICHCEKCIEDVLAISLNQVKPQYITDINKISYSKSEMVDKQKNTAMLVILTEAASKVSAFPRCENRLPINKDNN
- a CDS encoding flagellar protein FlgN, translating into MSVKIIIEELHRLYGLHEQLLKLSKDKTEMLKSNEIDALSEVLNLEQKYIQAISQLEEKRIEATVQFLQNDETPTITACIEKAEGSDQEELISLYDKLNDIMVELKDVNELNKQLIQQSLQFISLTFDLVNPNKENMNYGQNGLESSKPKQQRALFDSKA
- the degU gene encoding two-component system response regulator DegU, with product MTKVNIVIIDDHQLFREGVKRILDFEPTFEVVAEGDDGDEAARIVEHYHPDVVIMDINMPNVNGVEATKQLVELYPESKVIILSIHDDENYVTHALKTGARGYLLKEMDADTLIEAVKVVADGGSYLHPKVTHNLVNEFRRLATSGVSAHPQHEVYPEIRRPLHILTRRECEVLQMLADGKSNRGIGESLFISEKTVKNHVSNILQKMNVNDRTQAVVVAIKNGWVEMR
- the flgM gene encoding flagellar biosynthesis anti-sigma factor FlgM, giving the protein MKINRYGTQPVNPYKKTYEKQTLQSNQAKSTDKVEISKKAIEMQKVPNIMKERQDKIDQIKKSIEAGTYQVDTKGIADKMLNFYKQQ
- a CDS encoding sensor histidine kinase, whose amino-acid sequence is MTTPKMDPKLLDSIIMKMLSTVDGSKDEVFRIGEQSRQQYESLVEELKQIKQQVNEVIDFGDKLEVHTRHARNRLSEVSRNFNKFSEEEIREAYEKAHNLQVELTMIQQREKQLRERRDDLERRLLSLQDVIERSETLVSQITVVLNYLNQDLRQVGVLLEDAQAKQDFGLRIIEAQEEERKRVSREIHDGPAQMLANVMMRSELIERIFRDRGTEEGFKEIRSLRQNVRNALYEVRRIIYDLRPMALDDLGLIPTLRKYLNTIEEYDGKTKITFQCLGDTESERIASQFEVALFRLAQEAVTNSLKHSEAEEISVKVEVTKDFVTLIIKDDGKGFDMKDVKTNKNKSFGLLGMKERVDLLEGKMTIDSKIGLGTFIMIRVPLTLQNKIVK
- a CDS encoding YigZ family protein — encoded protein: MLNRYLTVKSRGEHEIVIEKSRFICHIQRAVSEEEAQAFIQSIKKQHWNATHNCSAYLIGEHDLIQKANDDGEPSGTAGVPMLEVLKKRKLKDTVVVVTRYFGGIKLGAGGLIRAYGKSVSEAINHVGMVERCLMRTMHTTIDYTWLGKVENELRASSFQLKEIHYAEDVIFETYVEETQTEQFIEWMTELTNGKSVTKEGELIYLEKDIGPIKETDEWHNE
- the flgK gene encoding flagellar hook-associated protein FlgK → MGSTFMGLETAKRGITAQRAGLYVTSNNVSNANTDGYSRQRVTFKAENPYPVISVYDGKTYGQMGTGVQVGTVERIRDSFLDLQFRDHNNNLSYYSAKSDALSQMEGVMNDLTDEGLNRAFDNLWKSLQVLSETKNADTASARTVVKTSAQALVDQFRLLNSSLTTIQKNLKTELDSTAKNVNTILSQIDEVNKQIAAVEPNGYLPNDLYDTRDALVDQLSSFVDIKVSYNPSGGNALKIAEGTVNIDIIGANGQSAGTILNGITNEKSELQISYDNTTGLVNSLQFGTTTIAADQLQVNGKVKALVEAYGYMSNGTEKGMYPEMLAELDEVAQVFMDTFNDVHKQGYTLNGTSGQDFFDIENNNELNKGLAARIKVSDVILASTDNIAASLNQTQGDGSNATKLANIQDLKLPIGGNTTTIQDYYQNVIAEMGIQGKKNMTLESSSAALVNSANERRMSTSAVSIDEEMTNMIQFQHAYNAAARVVTLQDEILDKVINGMGVVGR
- a CDS encoding TIGR03826 family flagellar region protein codes for the protein MNQLANCPQCNQLFLKTTIQTVCNKCFEEEERSFDIVYKFLRKQSNRQSTIAEIVDATEVDEELILKFIRLKRLQISQFPNINYPCERCGQPIRKNKLCSQCEQDIQSQISQMNQEEERKREIESRKKDTYYAINPKND